In Nostoc edaphicum CCNP1411, the sequence GTTCAGCTTCAGTAGTCAAGCGGATGTTGACGTTGCGGACAGTCAGCAAAACTTTGGCTGCGAAGGGCGTTGGCCAGATATTAGGATTACAAAAAACTTCTAAAAATACTTCACCCGTATAACGATATTCCAAGGGAGGCTGGGGAGTGACTCTACCACCGCCAGGAGTGGGTTTAGCGGCGATCGCTTTCAGGCGCTCCATCAGTTGATCCGTCGCTGTCTTTAATTCTCGTGCTGCTTGGGGTGAAAAACTGAAGGAGACTGAACCTTCAATTAAATTCAATGTTAGAGGAATTGAAGACATATCTTTTTTATTAAAACTTCTTGATAAGTACTGATATTACCGGAAGAAGGGGCCTGAATCCCAATCTGATGTTTCCCTGTGTCTGATTCAAAAACCACTAGTACCGCAAGACGGAATTAAAAATTAAAAATTAAAAATTAAAAATGAAGACAGCGTAAGGGTTTTATTGATTGGGAATGGGTGGTTTATTTCCGCCGTGCTGTACTAGTAGTCCGTCAAGCCAACAATGCTTGGTAAATAAGTTTGTAGTAAGGACTTTAGTCCTTGTCTTAAGCACTGAAAGTGCTTACTACGTAACAGGCTTTCATTAGCTTGCAATAAGAGCATTACCCGTCGAATCAGGCTGCGAAGCCACCATCAATTTTCAGGCTCGCACCCGTGACAAAACCAGCTTCGGCACTGGCAAGATAGGAAACCATGTCGGCAACTTCTTCACTCCGACCGTAGCGCTGGAGGGCGATCATGCTTCTCATATTGTCGGCAAAGGAACCCTCGGCCGGGTTCATGTCGGTGTCCACGGGGCCGGGTTGGTGATGCCACGAGGGCCGAGATCACGGGCAAGACCGCGCGTAAAACTGGCGATCGCACCCTTGGTCAAAGCGTAGACGGAGCCACCAGCAAATGGCATGATGTCACTGTTGATGCTGCCGATCATGATAATCCGTCCCCCCTCACCAATGTGGCGGACAGCCTCCTGAGTTGCCACAAATACGCCCCTGACGTTAATCGCGATGAGTCGGTCAAAATCATCCAGTGAGAACTGGTCGATCAGAGCCAAAGCGGCGACCTCCGCATTGTTCACCAGGATGTCCAGGCGATTTAGTGTCCCATTGACATCCTCAAATGTTGACCCTTTTCTGAATAAATTGTGGGCTTTCTTATCCTTATAAAGTAGTAAATAAAACTCATTAAGCTCGTCAGTTATTCGGAGTAAATACAGACAAATATAGTGGTCATAATATCTTTGAATACAATTCGATATGACCTAAGTGGATGTATGAGGAAGAATATTAATTAAAATATTTCTAGAATTAATGATAAAAATACGCTGTTATTTGTAAATATATTATTAATGTCCATCGAGCTTGTAGCTGTTGTTAGTTATAAAGAGTCTCAACAAATTGGCATAAAATATAGAGACTCCAGAGATATTTAGTTCTTACTGCGTAAGACTTTGATACACTTTATTTGTATTTATTTGTATTTTGAGGTCTACATTAGAAGTCATAGA encodes:
- a CDS encoding SDR family oxidoreductase, which gives rise to MNPAEGSFADNMRSMIALQRYGRSEEVADMVSYLASAEAGFVTGASLKIDGGFAA
- a CDS encoding SDR family NAD(P)-dependent oxidoreductase; the encoded protein is MNNAEVAALALIDQFSLDDFDRLIAINVRGVFVATQEAVRHIGEGGRIIMIGSINSDIMPFAGGSVYALTKGAIASFTRGLARDLGPRGITNPAPWTPT